The following are encoded in a window of Primulina eburnea isolate SZY01 chromosome 4, ASM2296580v1, whole genome shotgun sequence genomic DNA:
- the LOC140829203 gene encoding protein FAR1-RELATED SEQUENCE 4-like isoform X2: protein MDSSWGIVLENSNIDPRVDMEFDTHEGAYEYYKEYAKSVGFGTAKLSSRRSRASKEFIDAKFSCIRYGNKQQSDEAINPRPSPKIGCKASMHVKRKPNGKWYIHSFVKEHNHELLPDQAHFFRSHRNTDSVIVDSKARKKKVTASMSKQFGAYQFSGTSLENLIRNQHDRGRCLSLEDGGSQVVLEFCAQMHEENPKFFHSFDFNEEHRLRNVFWVDAKGVEDFTYFGDVVSFDVTYYASKYKVPLAIFVGVNNHIQPTLLGCALMADETVYTYVWLMKTWCLAMGGRGPKIMLTDQRETIKAAVSMVLPETRLFFHVWHVLEKIPRQLDYLSIWHDTFLEKLKKCIYRSWSEEQFEKRWWKLLDRFNLRDDEWIQSLYVDRKHWVPIFLKDVSFAGFSAASRSESLNAFFDRYINGETSLRDLIGRYKSILEDRYEEEAKANFDAWHETPELKSPSPFEKQMLHVYTHEIFKKFQMEVLGAAACHLKKEREDGSTITYGVKDFESDQEFLVVWNELNLDIYCSCHSYEYKGYLCRHAIVVLQMSGVFSLPSKYILQRWTNAATSKIPLSEKLDEVQAKVRRYNDLCRRAIILGEEGSLSQDSYINAVGAIQEALKQCANSNNPSEGDLRPSSSVTRSVTRAVARAAQDASGMNHDNTVTGGEQVPKSKANNINKGSKRVNYDNDNDGISNKKGKVPLEPPITSVGAQVAFQNM from the coding sequence ATGGATTCTAGTTGGGGTATTGTGTTGGAAAATTCAAATATAGATCCTCGGGTTGATATGGAATTTGATACTCACGAGGGGGCTTATGAATACTATAAAGAATATGCAAAATCAGTTGGCTTTGGTACTGCCAAATTGAGTAGTCGTCGCTCAAGAGCGTCTAAAGAATTTATCGATGCTAAATTTTCTTGCATTAGATATGGGAATAAACAGCAATCCGATGAAGCTATTAATCCAAGGCCCTCACCGAAAATAGGTTGTAAAGCCAGTATGCACGTGAAGCGGAAGCCGAATGGGAAGTGGTATATTCATAGTTTTGTGAAAGAGCATAACCACGAGCTTTTACCAGATCAAGCACATTTCTTTCGGAGCCATAGGAATACAGATTCTGTTATTGTTGATTCTAAAGCTAGGAAGAAAAAAGTGACGGCTTCCATGTCGAAACAGTTTGGCGCTTATCAGTTTTCCGGGACTTCTTTGGAGAATTTGATTCGGAATCAGCATGACAGGGGCAGATGTTTGAGTTTAGAAGACGGCGGCTCTCAGGTTGTACTTGAGTTTTGCGCACAAATGCACGAGGAGAATCCAAAATTTTTTCATTCTTTTGACTTCAATGAAGAGCATCGGCTGAGAAATGTGTTTTGGGTTGATGCCAAAGGCGTTGAAGATTTCACATATTTTGGCGATGTTGTATCATTCGACGTGACGTATTATGCTAGCAAATACAAGGTTCCTTTGGCTATTTTTGTAGGGGTGAACAATCATATACAGCCCACGTTACTAGGATGTGCATTGATGGCCGATGAGACGGTGTACACATATGTTTGGTTGATGAAAACATGGTGTTTGGCGATGGGGGGACGAGGTCCTAAGATTATGCTCACTGACCAACGCGAGACAATCAAAGCTGCAGTCTCTATGGTTTTACCTGAGACTCGGCTTTTTTTCCATGTGTGGCATGTACTAGAAAAGATTCCTAGACAGCTAGATTATCTTAGCATCTGGCATGATACTTTCTTGGAAAAGCTGAAGAAATGCATATACAGATCTTGGAGTGAAGAACAATTTGAGAAGAGATGGTGGAAACTGCTTGACAGATTCAACCTTCGAGATGACGAGTGGATTCAGTCATTGTACGTTGACCGAAAACACTGGGTGCCTATCTTTTTAAAGGACGTTTCTTTTGCTGGGTTTTCTGCAGCTTCAAGATCTGAAAGCTTGAATGCTTTCTTTGATAGATATATTAATGGGGAAACTTCTTTGAGGGATCTAATAGGAAGATATAAATCTATTCTTGAAGACAGGTACGAAGAGGAGGCCAAAGCGAACTTTGATGCATGGCATGAAACACCGGAGCTAAAATCACCGTCACCATTTGAGAAACaaatgttacatgtttatactcaTGAGATATTCAAGAAGTTCCAAATGGAGGTTCTTGGAGCAGCAGCATGCCATCTTAAGAAAGAAAGGGAAGATGGTTCTACCATTACATATGGTGTGAAAGACTTTGAAAGTGATCAAGAATTTTTGGTGGTGTGGAATGAACTAAATTTGGACATTTACTGTTCTTGTCATTCATATGAATATAAAGGTTACCTTTGTAGACATGCTATTGTAGTTCTCCAAATGTCTGGTGTATTCAGTTTACCATCTAAATACATACTGCAACGGTGGACAAATGCTGCTACGAGCAAAATTCCCCTTAGTGAGAAATTAGACGAGGTGCAAGCTAAGGTTCGACGTTACAATGACCTGTGTCGACGAGCTATAATATTAGGTGAAGAAGGGTCATTATCTCAGGATAGTTATATTAATGCTGTTGGTGCTATACAAGAGGCTTTGAAGCAATGTGCAAATTCGAATAACCCTTCTGAGGGCGATTTGAGACCGAGCTCCTCCGTGACTCGTTCTGTGACTCGTGCTGTGGCTCGTGCTGCACAAGATGCTTCAGGAATGAACCATGATAACACTGTCACTGGTGGTGAGCAAGTCCCTAAAAGTAAAGCAAACAATATAAACAAGGGTTCCAAGAGAGTGAACTACGACAACGACAACGACGGAATCTCGAATAAAAAAGGAAAG
- the LOC140829203 gene encoding protein FAR1-RELATED SEQUENCE 4-like isoform X1 produces the protein MDSSWGIVLENSNIDPRVDMEFDTHEGAYEYYKEYAKSVGFGTAKLSSRRSRASKEFIDAKFSCIRYGNKQQSDEAINPRPSPKIGCKASMHVKRKPNGKWYIHSFVKEHNHELLPDQAHFFRSHRNTDSVIVDSKARKKKVTASMSKQFGAYQFSGTSLENLIRNQHDRGRCLSLEDGGSQVVLEFCAQMHEENPKFFHSFDFNEEHRLRNVFWVDAKGVEDFTYFGDVVSFDVTYYASKYKVPLAIFVGVNNHIQPTLLGCALMADETVYTYVWLMKTWCLAMGGRGPKIMLTDQRETIKAAVSMVLPETRLFFHVWHVLEKIPRQLDYLSIWHDTFLEKLKKCIYRSWSEEQFEKRWWKLLDRFNLRDDEWIQSLYVDRKHWVPIFLKDVSFAGFSAASRSESLNAFFDRYINGETSLRDLIGRYKSILEDRYEEEAKANFDAWHETPELKSPSPFEKQMLHVYTHEIFKKFQMEVLGAAACHLKKEREDGSTITYGVKDFESDQEFLVVWNELNLDIYCSCHSYEYKGYLCRHAIVVLQMSGVFSLPSKYILQRWTNAATSKIPLSEKLDEVQAKVRRYNDLCRRAIILGEEGSLSQDSYINAVGAIQEALKQCANSNNPSEGDLRPSSSVTRSVTRAVARAAQDASGMNHDNTVTGGEQVPKSKANNINKGSKRVNYDNDNDGISNKKGKVPLEPPITSVGAQVAFQNMDMAGGLDYPTMYPRFLTTLLKGGEMSKRGVEMLGEMLEEQS, from the coding sequence ATGGATTCTAGTTGGGGTATTGTGTTGGAAAATTCAAATATAGATCCTCGGGTTGATATGGAATTTGATACTCACGAGGGGGCTTATGAATACTATAAAGAATATGCAAAATCAGTTGGCTTTGGTACTGCCAAATTGAGTAGTCGTCGCTCAAGAGCGTCTAAAGAATTTATCGATGCTAAATTTTCTTGCATTAGATATGGGAATAAACAGCAATCCGATGAAGCTATTAATCCAAGGCCCTCACCGAAAATAGGTTGTAAAGCCAGTATGCACGTGAAGCGGAAGCCGAATGGGAAGTGGTATATTCATAGTTTTGTGAAAGAGCATAACCACGAGCTTTTACCAGATCAAGCACATTTCTTTCGGAGCCATAGGAATACAGATTCTGTTATTGTTGATTCTAAAGCTAGGAAGAAAAAAGTGACGGCTTCCATGTCGAAACAGTTTGGCGCTTATCAGTTTTCCGGGACTTCTTTGGAGAATTTGATTCGGAATCAGCATGACAGGGGCAGATGTTTGAGTTTAGAAGACGGCGGCTCTCAGGTTGTACTTGAGTTTTGCGCACAAATGCACGAGGAGAATCCAAAATTTTTTCATTCTTTTGACTTCAATGAAGAGCATCGGCTGAGAAATGTGTTTTGGGTTGATGCCAAAGGCGTTGAAGATTTCACATATTTTGGCGATGTTGTATCATTCGACGTGACGTATTATGCTAGCAAATACAAGGTTCCTTTGGCTATTTTTGTAGGGGTGAACAATCATATACAGCCCACGTTACTAGGATGTGCATTGATGGCCGATGAGACGGTGTACACATATGTTTGGTTGATGAAAACATGGTGTTTGGCGATGGGGGGACGAGGTCCTAAGATTATGCTCACTGACCAACGCGAGACAATCAAAGCTGCAGTCTCTATGGTTTTACCTGAGACTCGGCTTTTTTTCCATGTGTGGCATGTACTAGAAAAGATTCCTAGACAGCTAGATTATCTTAGCATCTGGCATGATACTTTCTTGGAAAAGCTGAAGAAATGCATATACAGATCTTGGAGTGAAGAACAATTTGAGAAGAGATGGTGGAAACTGCTTGACAGATTCAACCTTCGAGATGACGAGTGGATTCAGTCATTGTACGTTGACCGAAAACACTGGGTGCCTATCTTTTTAAAGGACGTTTCTTTTGCTGGGTTTTCTGCAGCTTCAAGATCTGAAAGCTTGAATGCTTTCTTTGATAGATATATTAATGGGGAAACTTCTTTGAGGGATCTAATAGGAAGATATAAATCTATTCTTGAAGACAGGTACGAAGAGGAGGCCAAAGCGAACTTTGATGCATGGCATGAAACACCGGAGCTAAAATCACCGTCACCATTTGAGAAACaaatgttacatgtttatactcaTGAGATATTCAAGAAGTTCCAAATGGAGGTTCTTGGAGCAGCAGCATGCCATCTTAAGAAAGAAAGGGAAGATGGTTCTACCATTACATATGGTGTGAAAGACTTTGAAAGTGATCAAGAATTTTTGGTGGTGTGGAATGAACTAAATTTGGACATTTACTGTTCTTGTCATTCATATGAATATAAAGGTTACCTTTGTAGACATGCTATTGTAGTTCTCCAAATGTCTGGTGTATTCAGTTTACCATCTAAATACATACTGCAACGGTGGACAAATGCTGCTACGAGCAAAATTCCCCTTAGTGAGAAATTAGACGAGGTGCAAGCTAAGGTTCGACGTTACAATGACCTGTGTCGACGAGCTATAATATTAGGTGAAGAAGGGTCATTATCTCAGGATAGTTATATTAATGCTGTTGGTGCTATACAAGAGGCTTTGAAGCAATGTGCAAATTCGAATAACCCTTCTGAGGGCGATTTGAGACCGAGCTCCTCCGTGACTCGTTCTGTGACTCGTGCTGTGGCTCGTGCTGCACAAGATGCTTCAGGAATGAACCATGATAACACTGTCACTGGTGGTGAGCAAGTCCCTAAAAGTAAAGCAAACAATATAAACAAGGGTTCCAAGAGAGTGAACTACGACAACGACAACGACGGAATCTCGAATAAAAAAGGAAAG